The DNA region CTCCAGGACCACCTGGAAGACCACGTTTTTGTCCCCCTGGTCCATCTGGAGCCGGTCAACCATGCTCCAGATCGCCGCCTCCACCGACCGACGGTCCGAGAGGTCCAGCCGGCCCGCGGCGGCCATCTCGACCACCGCCGCGGAGGAGGTTATTATCCTGCCCCGCCTTGGTCCGTCCATTGACATGATGAGCCCCAGGAGCCGAGGGGAGAGGACGTCCTCCGGGGACTCCAGGAGAACCTTGGCGGTGCCCAACATGACGTCCTTGACCCCCAGCCCCCTGAGCCAGGAGGTCCTGATCCTGTAGGTCACCGGCGCGGGCTCCCCCACCATGAACCCCCGGGGCCTCTCGATCAGCCACCAGTTGGACAGCACCCCCAGGGCGAAGAGGGTCACCGCCAAGAGGACAAACCACCCCCCCTGGGGGTCCAAGGGATTGAGGCCCCCAACGGGCCTCAATCCCTTAAGCCTCTCTCCCCTTGCCCTCATGGTCCTCGTAGGCCCGCACTATCTTCTGGACTATGGGGTGCCTCACCACGTCGGCGGCGGAGAGGCGCACGAAGGATATCCCCTCTATGCCCCCCAATATGGCCTCCACCCCCGCAAGCCCCGACTCCCTACCTTGGGGCAGGTCCACCTGGGTTACGTCCCCGGTTATCACCGCCCTGGAGCCCATGCCCATCCGGGTGAGAAACATCTTCATCTGCTCCGGGGTGGTATTCTGGGCCTCGTCGAGTATTATGAAGCTGTCGTTCAGGGTCCTCCCCCTCATGTAGGCCAAGGGGACGATCTCGATCACCTTGCGATCCAGCAACCTCATGAACTTGTCGGGGCTCAGGAGGTCGAAAAAGGCGTCGTACAGGGGACGAAGGTAGGGCTCCACCTTCTCCATTATGTCCCCGGGCAGGAAGCCCAGCCGTTCCCCCGCCTCCACCACGGGCCTCACCAGGACTATCCTGTTTATGGCCCCCCGCTTGAGCATCGATAGGGCGA from Thermanaerovibrio acidaminovorans DSM 6589 includes:
- a CDS encoding PhoH family protein; the protein is MSIKVPPFPGQDRVLEELERGLSVQILHRGDSVTIRGGEEAIRGAAELLSRISALGDDLLPLDPHVLREAMEEVRRGGPPSSLEDARGLVVYQTAKGRQVRPHTKGQRDYVRALTASDVTFAIGPAGTGKTYLAAAFALSMLKRGAINRIVLVRPVVEAGERLGFLPGDIMEKVEPYLRPLYDAFFDLLSPDKFMRLLDRKVIEIVPLAYMRGRTLNDSFIILDEAQNTTPEQMKMFLTRMGMGSRAVITGDVTQVDLPQGRESGLAGVEAILGGIEGISFVRLSAADVVRHPIVQKIVRAYEDHEGKGREA